One Hylaeus volcanicus isolate JK05 chromosome 8, UHH_iyHylVolc1.0_haploid, whole genome shotgun sequence genomic window, TAATTCAGTTAACCTATAACTTctatgtttttataataacttgTGTATGcgatttttatgtattatctAGGATAATCAAAGAACAAGATACTAAAGTTCCCAATGCGGCTATCTTTACAGTTAACAAGGAAGATCACACTCTTGGGAACATGATTCGCAAGTAagtctatttttaattatattttccacAAACATAAATGCATAATCAACAGCaattcttttctattattattcaatagcCAACTATTAAAGGATCCGCAGGTTCTATTCGCCGGATACAAAGTTCCACATCCGCTAGAACACAAATTTGTGATTAGAATCCAGACAACATCAGACTACACACCTCATGAGGCTTTTATGCATGCAATTACAGATCTTATAGCGGAACTTTCATTATTCGAAGAACGTTTCAAGGTAAAACACAAATTATACggttgtaatttttttacatgctattgtattcaaaattgtttcagGAGGCAATCaaggagaaaaaagaaggCTTAGATTAAGTCAGTTTCCCCAATTATCTGTGGACTTTAAGcgattatgtaaataaattatccttttgtagaatttttgtattacacaAGTGACctgatatattattttattatgcgaaaataattgatacatatatatgcgaataagtaaataaacattgtttaaagaatttatgctttaaaatttttttattgtttataattaatagaacTTCAGATGTTCCTTTTTAATAACAGGAAAAGTATTAGTGGTCAATAGATCGTACTGTGTATATTTTTAGTCTTTGAGCTTATTTACACGAGTTTACGAAAAATACTGTAATCAGtctattagaatttatttctcttaaCTACAAAGCATGAATCTAATTAATCAGATTTACATTTAAAGATGAGACTAATTCAGTGATCATTATTAACCCTGTTTTAAGGCTTAAAGTTGAAAGGCAAGAGAGTAACAAGTAGTACAATTCTACCGAAACGATTTTTGTACAGACGTTGATGACGAAAGCACAGCGTAACGCGCACAGAAAGCATTTCCTTACATTACACTGGACgtacaaatattctttctgAAAAACTATACTACCAATCGGTACAggtattttttctattatcgGTATAAGAATCAAGCCAAGTATTGAAAATCGGTTTAGAAAACGCCTCTTTTCGAATACTAATGATTCGAGTAcctaattattgaaaaaaaggaactatCACTGAATGTAATGCGTTTCCAAAggcaaaataaatattaaatacatgtacagatcgatataaataattgttatgtACATAATTACACTCGATTTCCGCAAGTTTTGCGCGGTATATGTGTAACATTTCATTGTGCACACTTTCACAATATATGCTCCCTtctcataaattattatacaatttaacaATATATCATAGCTAACTTAGTTGTAATTCGGACCTATTATTGATTTGTATCGCTTTGTACTGTAATAATTAGGTGGAAGTAGAatgaatgtaaacaaaaaacatttctGTCACATTTCTGTAAACGTATATAGAGTTTTAAGCTATAGGTTTAATATGGGAGCACAGGTTTTTCACCAAATCACCGGAGTTTCTGGATGGATACGCACATTCTATGCAGGAAGACACATACAATGGTTGCGTGAAAttctttcatataaaaatatactctgCAAAATCTTAACATGTCTTTTCGCGTGTGTAGGATATTTGACAAGCTGTGAAATAGGACTACGAATAATAACACGCTGTTAAAACGTCTCAGCATCGTCGCAATCACGAGTATCGTGTCCAAACACTGTAAAACAATCAATCAATATCATAAACGGAGCTAGGTATATAGAAGTAGACAGGAGGTTAGGAAACAGTtagttcgataaaaaaaaaacgcgtgttagtaaaaataactctatcatttaattaattgaaaaataatgtatagTTATGGAGAGGTTagttgatataaaaatattttgacgATCTTAGAGACTTCTTCACCGAAACTTTCAAACGTTTGTTTTTTCGTTTGGgagaaagaatattataaacagATGCAATGAGAAATGCAATTCGTATAAATCTGAACAATGAATTCTTACTTTCGCAGTTTTCGCAGTAAGGTCTTTCCACTGACACTTTCTTTGGTGATTTTGCAACGTTCTCTGGCTCAAGGAAATCTTGGGCTTGACGTGGGCAATCTTCAGTTTCGTGTAAGTCGAACTGATCGCAAATATCACAGAACATACGTGGCGCGGCCATACGTTTATCTAATGTGcttctaaaattaaacaattaatattcaagCGTTACTTTCCTATCACTGTTACTTGGATAacgatttgtaaaaagaaaagtaagtACTACGAACTGAGTATAATCGTCAGCTTCGTTAGCAGGTACTCCCATTTCAAGAACTTCTACTTTGCACATTAAAGTTTCATTCTTACGCTGCATATCCACTATCACGGAATTCAAGAAGTCTATTTGACTCTTTGCTGTTTCATATTCttcttgcaattttaatacgtCGATATCTTTTTCAACTGGAATGAACAATtacatttcataaattttcaaataaatggaaCGTCTACCGCGTATTTCGagaatttcacaaatttaCCTATATGTTGTTTCATGTCACCCCCAGCTGCCTGAAATTCGAATAAACAATGCGTTACTTGCCGAGTACTACTCGATTCTATAATCGTAATTAAGAACTTACATCGTAATTATTCTTCATGTTCTCACGAGTCAGTTTTAATTGATTCGTTGCTTCCGTCCATTTAGCagtaatttgtttgttttccctttctctataaaaagaacaaatataattctaaaaatgtttgaaagtCTTAATAAATGTCTATATACTTACAAGTTACTTTGTGCCTCCTTTAACTGTGCAGATTCCGTGGATATACGGTTTAATTTCTCCAGCAGGTTTTGCATATTCTTGTCAGcttcgttttctttattctttatagTATTCAACAATATTTCGATCTTCTCTTCTCGATCTCTAAGCAACTTCTCGAGGGATTCTTTGGTGtccattaaatttccattctCCTTATTTATGTCatccaatttattttgaatgagCTTGAACTCCTCATTTTTCGTTTGCTCGTGCGCCTGTAGTTTCTCCGACTGAGTATTTTCTAACGCTTTAATTTGTGCTGTTAACTTATCGATTATTGCTTCCTTATTATTCAAATCACTAATTTGTTTATCTACGAGATCCTGAAGTGCGAGCTGTTTCTGCTCTAATTCAGAATTTTTCCGGGTTACAGTCTCAAATTCGATCTGCttagatttaatttcagaCTCTAAAGTGTTTTGCAATTTCATCACAGATTCATCTTTGGCATTTTGCAGTTCTTTATTCGCGTGTTCCATGTCTTGAAGCGAATTGTTTTTCATGCGTAATTCTTCTCCAACAATTTTCAACTGCGATTCTAATTGTTTTATGTTATCttctaaagaattttttgtttctaagaTGTCAACgacttccttttctttcttcgaaagTGTTTCTTGTACTTCTTTAATTTCTGCCATACTATGCGCTTGTTCTTCCTTCATGGACGCAATAGTCTCGttcagtttcaaaatttgagCCTCGGTTTGTTCAGACGCCGTCTTCATTTGAGCGAGAGCGTCTTCCTTGATTTTAATAGTTTCCGTCGCACCAGTTAATTTGTCTTTCAGTTCTTTGACTTCATTAGACATGGCATCTAACGAGATTGTGAGATTTTTATCGATGGCTTCCTTATTAACTAATAAAGCTTCATTTGtttgttgtaattttaaatatttattttgaatttcttgaaAACTAGAATCCTTTTCCGATATCAAGGACTCTAATTTAGaacgattttctgtttcaaagGCCAGCTTTTCCGTTAGTTCCTCGATAGACCAACGATTGGCGCTCTGATCTGCTTCTAACTTTGATTTCATCTTTTGCAAagttttagtttctttttgaGACGCAGTTAATTCCGCTTGCATATCACTGATTTGTTTCTGAAGAGAAGACATTTCTTCTTTGTGAGAATTTTGCAACGTGTCGCATCGTTTCTGAAGGCTGAGTACTTCCTCTTTACttatctttaattcattagCAAGGTGAAACGTTTCTTCAGATTTCTCTTTAAGATTATCCTTGACACGTTCATTTTcacttattattttgttaagttCATCGTTTTCTGTCTCgaactgtttcatttttccagataattctgtatttaattttttctcattttctaaTTGAGATTTGCTATCATCTAGTGCAGTGCGCTGTTCCTGAATCAACGTACTAGCTTTATTCAACTCTTGTTCCACGTTACTTAATTTTCCTTCCAATGATTTTATCGTGCTTTCAC contains:
- the LOC128880910 gene encoding DNA-directed RNA polymerase II subunit RPB11 — translated: MNAPPTFESFLLYEGEKKIIKEQDTKVPNAAIFTVNKEDHTLGNMIRNQLLKDPQVLFAGYKVPHPLEHKFVIRIQTTSDYTPHEAFMHAITDLIAELSLFEERFKEAIKEKKEGLD